One genomic window of Phytoactinopolyspora mesophila includes the following:
- a CDS encoding DUF6262 family protein, whose translation MTRTRGQRTAVLAAAAKARSEAKTKAAERAIRTLVKRDVPVTFQAVQREAGVSHSFLYNQRDLRSRIEHLRSRSTPKSPSAITPDAESTLVHALTTERARLRKEHRAEIKALKEALEQAHGQIIALRRELEQRPRKRLED comes from the coding sequence GTGACTCGCACGCGGGGGCAACGAACTGCAGTCCTGGCGGCCGCCGCCAAGGCGCGGTCGGAAGCAAAGACTAAGGCCGCGGAACGCGCGATCCGAACGCTTGTCAAACGAGACGTCCCAGTGACGTTTCAGGCAGTCCAACGCGAAGCTGGGGTTTCTCATTCTTTCCTATACAACCAACGTGACCTACGAAGCCGGATCGAGCACCTGCGTTCTCGATCCACGCCAAAATCCCCGTCGGCAATAACGCCAGACGCGGAAAGTACACTTGTCCATGCTCTGACCACCGAACGCGCACGCCTCCGCAAAGAGCACCGGGCGGAAATCAAAGCACTCAAAGAGGCCCTCGAACAAGCTCACGGGCAGATCATCGCTCTACGCCGGGAGCTTGAGCAACGCCCTCGGAAACGCTTAGAAGATTAG